The nucleotide sequence GCAGATGGAAAGCCGTAAGATTTCCTAAACGATGAAGCATCTTTAGGTtctatttacattttattttagtgTCCCACACCACAGACGACCTGATATTCCAGTGGGATCCCACTACGCCCCTCGTGGTGGACGAAAACATCGAGCTGCCGCAGGTGGCCCTCATCCGGAACGAGACGGCGGACTGCACCCAGGTCTATTCCACGGGCAACTTCACCTGCCTGGAGGTGGTGTTCACCCTCAAGCGCCGTTTGGTCTACTACGTCTTCAACACCTACATACCCACCTGCATGATCGTGATCATGTCCTGGGTATCCTTCTGGATCAAACCGGAGGCGGCACCAGCTCGCGTGACCCTGGGGGTCACCTCCCTGCTCACCCTGTCTACGCAGCACGCGAAATCACAGTCGTCCTTGCCACCCGTTTCCTATCTAAAGGCCGTGGACGCCTTCATGTCCGTCTGCACGGTGTTCGTGTTCATGGCCCTCATGGAGTACTGTCTGATTAACATCGTCCTGAGCGACACGCCCATTCCCAAGCCGATGGCCTATCCTCCTAAGCCAGTGGCGGGCGATGGGCCCAAAAAGGAGGGCGAGGGGCCTCCTCCGGGGGGCAGCAATTCGACGGCCAGCAAACAGCAGGCCACTATGTTGCCACTGGCCGACGAGAAAATCGAGAAGATTGAGAAGATCTTTGATGAGATGACCAAGAACAGGAGGGTAAGTAGAAATTTATTTTGCTTTTGTGACTATTTTAATTTGAGAAACAATTAAAGGAGTGAGGAAAGGTCTAAAATACGAAGTTTAGGAGCAAGATGCATGtcaaatatttaagaaagtaaaataaaatcatttcttaATAATTTCACGGCTTTATAGACATTTCTCTCCAATTTCCTGTGAAATTACTgctataaaaaacattttttcaaaGTTAATTTTACCGATTTTTAAAATCGATTTATATAATAGCATAGTGCctaattttcttatattttttgaacCAGAGCCATCTTAAAAAGTCTTGGATTATGATAAACAATTGCTTTTTCTTAAGCCattgttattttttataaaaatatatctctaAGAACTATTTTTCGATAAATCTTACTGATATATGTATACGATAAAAAAAGTTTCAGAACATACTCTTAAACTTCGATGTTTTTCAGATTGTGACCACCACTAGACGTGTAGTTCGTCCGCCACTGGACGCCGATGGACCGTGGATCCCGCGGCAGGAGTCGCGGATAATTTTGACCCCGGGTGTTGCGCCGCCGCCACCTCCTCCGCAGCCAGCGGCACCGGAACCGGAACTCCCGAAGCCCAAGCTGACCCCCGCCCAGGAGCGGCTCAAGCGGGCCATCTACATCGATCGATCCTCGCGCGTCCTGTTCCCTGCCCTCTTCGCCAGCCTGAACGGCATCTACTGGTGCGTGTTCTACGAGTATCTATAAGA is from Drosophila suzukii chromosome 3, CBGP_Dsuzu_IsoJpt1.0, whole genome shotgun sequence and encodes:
- the ort gene encoding glycine receptor subunit alpha-4, whose protein sequence is MVVQIIILVICTICLKHYAKGEFQQSLAITDILPEDIKRYDKMRPPKKEGQPTIVYFHVTVMGLDSIDENSMTYVADVFFAQTWKDHRLRLPENMTQEYRLLEVDWLKNMWRPDSFFKNAKSVTFQTMTIPNHYMWLYKDKTILYMVKLTLKLSCIMNFAIYPHDTQECKLQMESLSHTTDDLIFQWDPTTPLVVDENIELPQVALIRNETADCTQVYSTGNFTCLEVVFTLKRRLVYYVFNTYIPTCMIVIMSWVSFWIKPEAAPARVTLGVTSLLTLSTQHAKSQSSLPPVSYLKAVDAFMSVCTVFVFMALMEYCLINIVLSDTPIPKPMAYPPKPVAGDGPKKEGEGPPPGGSNSTASKQQATMLPLADEKIEKIEKIFDEMTKNRRIVTTTRRVVRPPLDADGPWIPRQESRIILTPGVAPPPPPPQPAAPEPELPKPKLTPAQERLKRAIYIDRSSRVLFPALFASLNGIYWCVFYEYL